Genomic DNA from Candidatus Koribacter versatilis Ellin345:
GAAGCAGAATGCCAAGCCGCAGAGCGATGCTGCGCCGAACATGGCGAATGTCGAGATAACGCCAGCAGTGAGTGGCGCTCCCGAAACTAAGATTCTTGATTCCTCGGCCGTGGGTAAGCATACCGGCGTGACCGGCGCTCCCGATCCGCTGCTCGATGTGCCGCCACTGCCGAAGGGCAAGCCGACGCTGATTGGGGGCGTCGCGACGAAGGTGGACCGCATCCATAGCCGGGTTACGGTTGAGCCTTACGGCGCGAAGAACAAGATGCCGATCTACATCGACGAGCGCTCGCACATTTATCGCAACGGTGTCGAGACGACGATCCAGAGCATCAAGAAGGGCGACCGCGTTTATTTCGACACCATGCTTGACGGCGCCAACGTCTTCGCGAAAAACGTGCGCGTGATCAGCGAAACCGGCGCAGCCGAAGTGCGCGGCCGGATCACTTCGTACGACGCCGCGCGCGGCGTCATTCAGTTGCAGGATGCACTCTCGTCGAAACCAGTCAGCTTCCGCATCAGCAACCAGACGCAGGTGAAAGCGCAGCAGGGAACAGCGTCTATGGGCGACATCGCCAAAGGCGCGCTGGTGGATGTGGTGTTTGCGCCCGACAAGGCGAACCGCGGGATCGCGAAGGAAGTGACACTTCTAGCGAAGCCGGGTGCGAGTTATACGTTCGCCGGCGTGATTACCAACGTCAATCTTCGCGATGGCGTGGTATCGGTGGAAAACCAGACCGACGGCAAGGTGTACGACATCGAGTTTGACGGCCACAGCAAGAGCGAACGCTCAGGGCTGAAGATCGGGAACTCGGTGAACATCGCCGCGACTTTCGATGGCGAGAACTACCGCGCCACGAACGTCACCGTGACCGAAGCCGCCGCGAAGCCGAAGGATCGGCCGGACCAGAAGAAGCCGAAGGCCGACTCCGACGACGACAAGGACTAAATTCCAGAGCGGGCTGCAAAGTTTATGCTCTCGGCGATATGCTTGCCGGGAGCATTCGCTTTTTGAGCCAGGGCGAGAGCATGCAGGATGACGTCATCATCATCGGCGCGGGAGTGAGCGGCCTAGCTGCGGCTGCCGAACTCCACGAAGCTGGTCTTCGTGTGCGAATTCTGGAGGCTCGCGACCGCATCGGCGGCCGCGTTTGGTCGTTGCCGGTGCAAGGCGTGGAGCAGGCGGTTGAACTGGGAGCGGAGTTTATCCATGGAAAACCGCCGGAACTCTTCGACATCGCTAAACAGGCCCGATTGGATCCCGTTGAACTCGGGGGCGAGAACTTTGCGTCGGATGGCGATAGGGTTCGGCGCTTCGATTTCTTCCAGCATAGCGAGTCGGTGCTCAACAAACTCGACGATAAAGCACCAGACCGGTCGTTCCTGGAATTCCTGCGCGAGCATGGAGCCGAAACGAAGCCCGACGCGCAGTGGGCATTGCGCTATGTGCGCGGATTTCACGCGGCTGATCCGGGGCTGATCAGCGTCCATGCGATGGTGCGCGAGGGTGAAGCCGAAGAAGAGATTGATGGCGATAAGCAGTTTCGGCCGAGCCATGGTTACCAGGCTTTGCTCGACTGGTATTTGAAGCGGCTGGAAGGCGCGCCCATCGAAGTGAATCACGCTGTCCAGCATGTGAGTTGGAGTTCCGATGGCGTTGCGACCCTGACGATGCAAGGAAACGTGCGACGCTACACGATGGCAAGCAAAGCCATCATTACGTTGCCGCTGGCGTTGCTGCAAGCGGGCGCAGTGAAGTTTCATCCGGACCTTCCCGAGAAATGGACGGCTGCGAACAAGCTGGCCATGGGCAAGGTGCTTCGCGTGACTTTGCAATTCCGCGAGCGGTTCTGGGCCGTGAAGAAAGACGGTCCGCCGGACCTGCACAAGATGCATTTCCTCATGGCAGACGATGATTATTTCCCGACCTGGTGGACGATGCACCCGGTTGAATCGCCGCTGCTCGTCGGGTGGGCGCCGGATGTTTGTGCAGATAAGCTTCGCGGGATGTCGCATGAGGAAGTGGTTGCGCAGGCGAAGGCATCTTTGCAGCGAGCGCTGCCGATGTATGCAGCGGAAATTACGAACTCTTTCATCTCCGGATACTTTCACGACTGGCTGGCTGATCCGTACGCGCTCGGGGCTTACAGCTACGTGAAAGCTGGAGGGCTGGGGGCGCAGGAGGCGCTGGCTTCTCCGGTTGCCGATACGTTGTTTTTTGCGGGGGAGGCGACAGAGTCGCAGGGCCATCACGCCACGGTGCATGGCGCCATCGCTACCGGGTTGCGAGCGGCGGAGGAAGTAAAGCGGGCGCTCACATCGCGCAGGTGACACATCGCACAGCGACCTGTGTCCGTCATCACAGACCCTTCCCATCCCTGCACGTACCCTGCGAGTGTGGGGCATTCCCACCAGAGCAACTGATCTTTGAAATGAACCGCCGTCCTGGCGACGAAATGACCCGCTGTCATGGCGACCGGAGAATCCGCAT
This window encodes:
- a CDS encoding flavin monoamine oxidase family protein, producing the protein MSQGESMQDDVIIIGAGVSGLAAAAELHEAGLRVRILEARDRIGGRVWSLPVQGVEQAVELGAEFIHGKPPELFDIAKQARLDPVELGGENFASDGDRVRRFDFFQHSESVLNKLDDKAPDRSFLEFLREHGAETKPDAQWALRYVRGFHAADPGLISVHAMVREGEAEEEIDGDKQFRPSHGYQALLDWYLKRLEGAPIEVNHAVQHVSWSSDGVATLTMQGNVRRYTMASKAIITLPLALLQAGAVKFHPDLPEKWTAANKLAMGKVLRVTLQFRERFWAVKKDGPPDLHKMHFLMADDDYFPTWWTMHPVESPLLVGWAPDVCADKLRGMSHEEVVAQAKASLQRALPMYAAEITNSFISGYFHDWLADPYALGAYSYVKAGGLGAQEALASPVADTLFFAGEATESQGHHATVHGAIATGLRAAEEVKRALTSRR